A window of Cryptomeria japonica chromosome 3, Sugi_1.0, whole genome shotgun sequence contains these coding sequences:
- the LOC131033806 gene encoding chaperone protein dnaJ 8, chloroplastic-like: protein MAVAVGKVVCANGNSNPMFGIKDGEDRKLWGRRNVRAKASVSCGMLKEEFKLLKLKSNSTQKEFKKAYQRLALQYHPHVCKGENYGVTFHKINEAYQIVMSALMEVNEEEEYYGDEDYMGFGKWEEWMGFEGGRPSRDYSNYINYYGGEWEEWMGFEGGCPSTNYSNHYINYYI, encoded by the exons ATGGCAGTTGCAGTTGGAAAGGTGGTGTGTGCCAATGGGAATTCCAATCCCATGTTTGGAATAAAAGATGGGGAAGACAGAAAATTGTGGGGCAGAAGAAATGTTAGAGCAAAGGCGTCTGTTAGTTGTGGGATGCTGAAAGAAGAGTTTAAGCTGCTTAAATTGAAATCCAATTCCACCCAAAAGGAATTCAAGAAAGCTTATCAACGGCTTGCCTTGCAG TATCATCCTCATGTCTGTAAAGGAGAGAATTACGGTGTGACGTTTCACAAGATCAATGAAGCCTATCAG ATTGTGATGTCTGCTTTGATGGAGGTAAATGAGGAAGAGGAGTATTATGGtgatgaggattacatgggattcGGTAAATGGGAAGAATGGATGGGATTTGAAGGTGGTAGGCCAAGCAGAGATTATTCCAATTATATTAACTATTATGGTGGTGAATGGGAAGAATGGATGGGATTTGAAGGTGGTTGCCCAAGCACAAATTATTCCAATCATTACATAAACTATTATATCTGA